Proteins encoded in a region of the Anopheles aquasalis chromosome 2, idAnoAquaMG_Q_19, whole genome shotgun sequence genome:
- the LOC126571508 gene encoding methylthioribose-1-phosphate isomerase, giving the protein MTLEAIKYKQGQLQILDQLLLPGESRYISITGVEDGWRSINSMQVRGAPAIAIVGCLSLVVEIYGKQYDNKEELHAELRKRLEYLVTSRPTAVNLKLAADDVLSQADNLLNEKTIDADAMKKSIIESIEQMLEKDIKDNRAIGDNGANVLLKGIDRPLKLLTHCNTGSLATAGYGTALGVIRSVHERNLLEHVYCTETRPYNQGARLTAYELVHDQLPATLVTDSMVAALLHTRKIDGIIVGADRVAANGDTANKIGTYQIAVVAKHHQVPFYVAAPFTSIDFDIEDGSRIRIEERPEKELTHLGGQRIAAEGISCWNPAFDVTPADLITGIITESGVFKPSELAKQNKAK; this is encoded by the exons ATGACTCTTGAAGCGATCAAGTACAAGCAGGGGCAGCTGCAGATTCTGGATCAACTCTTGCTGCCCGGCGAATCCCGGTACATCAGCATCACCGGCGTGGAAGATGGTTGGCGATCCATTAACAGCATGCAG GTACGAGGAGCACCAGCGATTGCCATCGTTGGCTGCCTGTCGCTCGTGGTAGAAATCTACGGCAAACAGTACGACAACAAAGAGGAACTGCACGCGGAACTCCGCAAACGGTTAGAGTACCTCGTTACCTCACGACCCACGGCCGTTAATCTGAAACTGGCCGCAGATGATGTGCTCTCGCAAGCGGACAACTTACTCAACGAGAAGACGATCGATGCTGATGCGATGAAGAAAAG cattatcgaatcgatcgagcagatGCTGGAAAAGGACATCAAAGACAATCGGGCCATCGGTGATAATGGAGCAAACGTTTTGCTGAAAGGCATCGATCGGCCGCTGAAACTCTTAACCCACTGTAATACTGGATCATTGGCCACTGCTGG CTACGGTACGGCTCTGGGTGTGATTAGAAGCGTACACGAGAGGAATCTCTTAG AACACGTTTACTGCACCGAAACTCGCCCCTACAACCAAGGAGCACGCTTGACGGCATATGAGCTGGTTCACGATCAATTACCGGCCACCTTGGTAACGGATAGCATGGTCGCGGCACTGTTGCATACGAGAAAAATCGATGGGATCATCGTCGGAGCGGATCGTGTTGCGGCGAATGGTGACACGGCGAACAAGATCGGTACCTACCAGATAGCGGTCGTGGCCAAACACCATCAGGTACCGTTCTACGTTGCGGCACCCttcacatcgatcgatttcgacaTCGAGGATGGATCGCGTATCCGTATCGAGGAGCGCCCGGAGAAAGAACTAACCCATCTGGGAGGGCAACGGATTGCGGCTGAGGGAATCAGCTGCTGGAATCCGGCATTCGATGTTACGCCAGCCGATCTGATTACGGGTATCATCACTGAGAGTGGCGTGTTTAAACCAAGTGAACTAGCtaagcaaaacaaagcgaaataA
- the LOC126571507 gene encoding V-type proton ATPase 116 kDa subunit a 1-like, whose product MGAMFRSEEMSMVQLLIQPEAAYQSVAELGELGIAQFRDLNADINMFQRKYTSEIRRCEEMERKIGYIRREINKDSVTIPDMPEVIPRTPNSREIIDLEAQLEKTENEIVELSENNHALLQNFMELTELKNVLEKTQVFFSDRSNVQNLEATGGEAANDGKPLGFVAGVISRERIIGFERMLWRVSRGNIFLRQAVLEEALVDPKTGDSIHKIVFVAFFQGEQLKSRVKKVCTGYHASLYPCPNESSEREEMLRGVRTRIEDLKMVLGQTQDQRQRVLLNVAKEVPTWEIIVKKVKAIYHTLNMFNVDVSKKCLFGEAWVPTSGLQDVKTALVNGSAAVGSAVPSFLNIIATDEDPPTYNKTNKFTRGFQNLIESYGIATYREVNPALYTIITFPFLFAIMFGDLGHGLILLILGLWMVLWEKTLDKNKEEIWQLFFGGRYIILLMGIFSMYTGFVYNDVFSKAMNIFGSSWSINYNTSTVMENKELQLNPTTDYSETVYWYGLDPLWMLATNKIIFLNSFKMKLSIIFGVVHMIFGVSMSVVNHVHFRRVENILLEFIPQMLFLVLLFAYMCFMMFFKWIVYSAVTDEDHLKPGCAPSVLIMFINMMLFKNQEPLETCKEYMFDGQDTLQVIFIVLGLICIPWLLLAKPLYIMVQRKKKGNEHVAETAHQSSSNHHDDEPMSEIFIHQAIHTIEYILSTISHTASYLRLWALSLAHAQLSEVLYNMVFTIGLSNDSYIGAILIWLVFWPWSVLTIGILVGMEGLSAFLHTLRLHWVEFMSKFYDGLGYAFKPFSFKAILEEEEVE is encoded by the exons ATGGGTGCGATGTTCCGTAGCGAGGAAATGAGCATGGTCCAGCTGCTCATCCAACCCGAAGCTGCCTACCAATCGGTGGCCGAACTGGGCGAGCTGGGCATTGCGCAGTTCCGAGAC CTCAACGCGGACATCAACATGTTCCAGCGGAAGTACACGAGCGAGATTCGCCGGTGTGAGGAAATGGAGCGCAAGATCGGTTACATTCGCCGAGAGATCAACAAGGACTCGGTCACCATACCGGACATGCCGGAAGTGATCCCACGGACGCCGAACTCGCGCGAAATCATCGACCTCGAGGCGCAGCTCGAGAAGACGGAGAACGAAATCGTCGAGCTGTCCGAGAACAACCATGCGTTGCTGCAGAACTTCATGGAGCTAACGGAGCTGAAGAATGTTCTCGAGAAAACGCAG GTGTTCTTTTCGGACCGATCGAACGTGCAGAACCTGGAGGCGACCGGTGGTGAGGCCGCTAACGATGGCAAACCGCTGGGCTTCGTGGCCGGTGTGATCTCGCGCGAGCGCATCATCGGTTTCGAGCGTATGCTGTGGCGCGTGTCACGTGGTAACATTTTCCTACGTCAGGCCGTGCTGGAAGAGGCCTTGGTTGATCCGAAAACG GGTGATTCCATCCACAAGATTGTGTTCGTTGCCTTCTTCCAGGGCGAGCAGCTGAAGAGCCGCGTCAAGAAGGTTTGCACTGG CTATCATGCGTCGCTGTATCCGTGCCCGAACGAGTCCAGCGAGCGGGAGGAAATGCTGCGAGGCGTTCGTACCCGCATCGAGGATCTTAAGATGGTGCTCGGCCAAACGCAGGATCAGCGTCAACGTGTCCTGCTGAACGTGGCCAAGGAAGTGCCGACCTGGGAGATTATcgtgaagaaggtgaaggcCATCTACCATACGCTGAACATGTTCAATGTGGACGTATCGAAGAAGTGTCTGTTCGGTGAGGCCTGGGTTCCGACATCTGGCCTGCAGGACGTGAAGACGGCTCTGGTCAATGGTTCGGCCGCCGTTGGTAGCGCTGTACCATCGTTCCTGAACATTATCGCCACCGATGAGGATCCACCGACGtacaacaaaacgaacaagTTTACGCGCGGGTTCCAGAACCTCATCGAGTCGTACGGTATTGCCACGTACCGTGAGGTTAACCCGGCCCtgtacaccatcatcacgttCCCCTTCCTGTTTGCGATCATGTTCGGTGATCTTGGACACGGGCTGATCCTGTTGATTCTCGGTTTGTGGATGGTGCTGTGGGAGAAGACACTGGACAAGAACAAGGAAGAAATCTGGCAGCTGTTCTTCGGTGGTCGCTACATCATTCTACTGATGGGCATCTTCTCCATGTACACCGGGTTTGTGTACAACGATGTCTTCTCGAAGGCCATGAACATCTTCGGATCGAGCTGGAGCATCAACTACAACACCTCGACCGTGATGGAGAACAAGGAGCTGCAACTTAACCCCACAACGGACTACTCCGAAACGGTGTACTGGTACGGGCTGGATCCTCTGTGGATGCTGGCTACCAACAAGATCATCTTCTTGAACTCCTTCAAGATGAAGCTGTCCATCATTTTCGGTGTGGTGCACATGATCTTCGGTGTGTCCATGAGCGTGGTTAATCACGTTCACTTCCGACGCGTCGAGAATATTCTGCTGGAGTTTATCCCGCAGATGCTgttcttggtgctgctgtttgcctaCATGTGCTTCATGATGTTCTTCAAGTGGATTGTGTACAGTGCCGTCACCGATGAGGACCATCTGAAACCGGGCTGTGCTCCATCGGTGCTTATCATGTTCATTAACATGATGCTGTTCAAGAACCAGGAACCGCTGGAGACGTGCAAGGAGTATATGTTCGATGGCCAGGATACGCTGCAGGTCATCTTCATCGTACTGGGATTGATCTGTATcccttggttgctgctggccaaaccGCTGTACATTATGGTGCAGCGTAAGAAGAAAGGCAACGAACATGTCGCCGAAACGGCACACCAATCTTCCTCGaaccaccacgacgatgagCCGATGAGTGAGATCTTTATCCATCAGGCCATCCATACGATCGAGTACATTCTGAGTACCATCTCCCATACCGCTTCCTACCTTCGACTGTGGGCTCTGTCCTTGGCCCATGCTC AACTGTCCGAGGTGCTGTACAACATGGTGTTTACCATTGGTTTGTCCAACGACTCGTACATCGGAGCCATCTTGATTTGGCTCGTTTTCTGGCCATGGTCCGTTCTGACCATCGGTATCCTGGTCGGCATGGAGGGTCTGTCGGCCTTCCTGCATACGCTCCGTTTGCACTG GGTCGAGTTCATGAGCAAGTTCTACGATGGCTTGGGATACGCCTTCAAACCGTTCTCGTTCAAGGCTATTcttgaagaggaggaggtagAATAA